Genomic window (Megamonas funiformis):
ATAAAAGGTAAATCCTTTATAACTTTTAGACCTAATTTAGCATGATTTTCAGATAAGGCATCATTAAAGGTGCGATATACTGTGAACTGATAAAAGCGACCTACATCATGGAATAAACCTATCATTTTAGCTAATAAACTATCATGTTCATTTAAATTCAAATGCTTAGCCAAATTTTCGCAGTTTTTTACTACTTTCCATGTATGTTTTTCTTTTAATATTATGCCATCTACGATTTGAGCATCGTCAAAAAATATCGTTTTGGCTGATTTTATCTCCAAATGAGATTTTGCTGTCTTTGCTGCTTCTGGCGAATAAAAAGATTTCATGTATGTTGTCATCCATGAACTCATTTCTTGCCAAAGCTCTTGCATTTTTGCTATATCGTTCATCATATCACCCCAAAATCTTCAAAATTTCAAAATACAATATGATATTTTTTAAGCTTTAAAATTAAAGAAAGTAACTTCTGGTGGGCAACCAATGCGATAAGGGAACCAACTGCCTGCACCATTGCTTACATAACCAATGGAGTTATTCTGCTCAAATCTTCCACGCATGTATTTAAACATAGGAATGATAGGTATACCTAAAAAAGCAAATTGTCCTCCATGTGTATGACCTGTTAAAGTCAAATTTATATTATGTTTAAAAGCTTCATCTATAAAAATAGAATGATGAGCAAGCAATATCTTATAAGCATCTTCTGGTACATCTTTTAAAGCTTTTTGTAAATACTGTTCTCGCATATTAGCAGACTCTTGTCCGCCTCTTTCATCTACATAATCCACACCTAAAAGATATAAAGGTTTATCTCCACTTAAAATCTTTATAGACTGATTATTTAAGACTTTGATATTTGTCTTACTTAAAGCTTCTTGTAGATGTTTTATACCACGTATATGTTCATGATTACCCCAGCAAAAATAAACGCCAAAAGGAAAATATGGTGTAAAAGCATTTAATATCTTGATAGCTTCATCATTTATTTTTCCGCTATCAAAAATATCACCTGTGATAACGAGCATATCTGGAGCTTTATGTGCTATTTCATTTAAAATCTCATAAAATTGTCTAACTGAGAAGAAATTTCCCAAATGTACATCAGTTAAATGAGCTATTTTCAAGCCATTTAATTTAGGAAATGCACTACAATCTATATCTTGTTCTACAAACTCTATATTACGGCTTTCATATAAACCACCATATAAAGTAGCTGAGATAGCAGGCACCCAAATAACGCCATGTAAAAATCTACGTCTGCTCTCATCAACTTTAGTGCCACTTGTTTTTTCATAAATTAAGCGGAAAATCTTCACCAATAAAGCTATAATAGATAAAAAGACTTGCAATACATACCACATTACAACTAATTTTATGAGAATTGAAGCATATTCAAAATCTAATATTT
Coding sequences:
- a CDS encoding metallophosphoesterase — translated: MSFTIMMALVMAVIACSSILLAKEYISANVYKSARKKLIIINLVVIVGFAVLYPKILDFEYASILIKLVVMWYVLQVFLSIIALLVKIFRLIYEKTSGTKVDESRRRFLHGVIWVPAISATLYGGLYESRNIEFVEQDIDCSAFPKLNGLKIAHLTDVHLGNFFSVRQFYEILNEIAHKAPDMLVITGDIFDSGKINDEAIKILNAFTPYFPFGVYFCWGNHEHIRGIKHLQEALSKTNIKVLNNQSIKILSGDKPLYLLGVDYVDERGGQESANMREQYLQKALKDVPEDAYKILLAHHSIFIDEAFKHNINLTLTGHTHGGQFAFLGIPIIPMFKYMRGRFEQNNSIGYVSNGAGSWFPYRIGCPPEVTFFNFKA